One window of the Mycobacterium haemophilum DSM 44634 genome contains the following:
- a CDS encoding glycosyltransferase family 39 protein, with product MDPLIVGLLAAAVSLASAGRPSFWYDEAATISASYGRSLGQLWRMLSNVDVVHGLYYVLMHGWLQIFPATEFWSRVPSGLAVGGTAAGVVVLGRQFSSRTAAVAAGVICAILPRSTWAGIEARPYAVSMMAGVWLTVLLGYAARRDNVRVWLFYGCALTISILLDVYLVLLLLAHAVFIGAFRRTRTVLARFAITSVLTGCAVMPFLFEAIGQVQQISWIAPIGHRTLEDVAVQQYFERSPAFAVLSALVIGAAIVLWLFTSAQLVTADRQLLTLAVAWLVIPTALILLWSAAVHPIYTPRYLSFTAPALALVVGICIGCIAAVAAKPWIAAALISLFALTAVPNYLLAQRNPYAKYGMDYSQVADLISTAAAPGDCLLVNDTVTFMPAPMRPLMAARPDAYRKLIDLTLWQRATDRNDVFDTNLIPDVVAEPLSHCGVVWIITQADTSQPAHEQDSALPPGPRYGATSAFAVPHNLGFRLVERWQFNLVQVIKATK from the coding sequence CTGGACCCGCTGATCGTTGGATTGTTGGCCGCCGCAGTGAGTCTGGCCAGCGCCGGTCGTCCATCTTTTTGGTACGACGAGGCCGCGACCATTTCGGCTTCATACGGTCGTTCGCTGGGCCAATTATGGCGCATGCTAAGCAATGTCGACGTCGTTCACGGCCTGTACTACGTGCTGATGCACGGCTGGTTGCAAATCTTCCCGGCCACCGAGTTCTGGTCCCGCGTGCCAAGTGGTCTGGCTGTTGGAGGCACCGCAGCCGGAGTAGTGGTGCTGGGCAGGCAGTTTTCTTCTCGTACTGCGGCGGTGGCCGCTGGAGTCATCTGCGCGATCTTGCCGCGGTCGACGTGGGCAGGCATCGAAGCTCGCCCGTATGCCGTTTCGATGATGGCCGGCGTGTGGCTGACAGTACTGCTCGGATATGCCGCGCGCCGTGACAACGTTCGGGTCTGGCTGTTTTATGGCTGCGCCCTAACGATATCGATTCTGCTTGATGTGTACCTCGTGCTGTTGTTGTTGGCGCATGCCGTATTTATCGGCGCCTTCCGGCGCACGCGAACCGTCCTAGCGCGGTTCGCTATTACGTCGGTTCTGACGGGTTGCGCTGTGATGCCGTTTTTGTTCGAAGCCATCGGGCAAGTGCAGCAGATCAGCTGGATTGCACCAATCGGGCACCGGACGCTCGAAGATGTGGCGGTACAACAATATTTCGAACGAAGTCCCGCGTTTGCGGTTCTGTCGGCACTGGTCATAGGCGCCGCTATTGTCTTGTGGCTGTTCACATCCGCACAACTGGTTACCGCAGATCGACAACTGCTGACCCTTGCGGTGGCCTGGCTTGTCATCCCGACCGCGCTGATCCTGTTGTGGTCGGCGGCTGTCCACCCGATCTACACACCCCGCTACTTGTCCTTCACCGCACCGGCACTAGCACTAGTCGTGGGTATCTGCATCGGCTGCATCGCCGCCGTGGCCGCAAAGCCTTGGATAGCGGCAGCTCTTATCAGCCTTTTCGCTCTGACCGCAGTACCGAATTACCTTCTTGCGCAGCGCAACCCGTATGCCAAATACGGAATGGATTACAGTCAAGTGGCCGATCTGATCAGCACGGCAGCAGCACCAGGTGATTGCCTACTGGTGAACGACACAGTGACGTTCATGCCTGCTCCAATGCGCCCATTGATGGCGGCGCGTCCTGATGCCTACCGGAAGCTGATCGACCTCACCCTTTGGCAACGAGCGACGGACCGCAACGACGTCTTCGACACCAATCTCATACCAGACGTTGTCGCCGAGCCGTTAAGCCACTGCGGCGTCGTGTGGATCATCACCCAAGCAGACACCTCGCAGCCGGCCCATGAACAAGATTCGGCGCTGCCGCCCGGTCCGCGCTACGGAGCAACCTCGGCCTTCGCGGTTCCGCACAACCTAGGCTTCCGGCTAGTCGAGCGCTGGCAGTTCAACCTGGTCCAGGTGATCAAAGCGACGAAGTAG
- a CDS encoding glycoside hydrolase family 16 protein produces MPEMDRRRVIMMAGLGAFAAAVPMPKAEASPLRPPPAAPTAQSGGFLFRDEFDGPAGSSPDRSKWIVSHHRTPIRNPVGFDRPEFFGQYRDGRQNVFLDGNSNLVLRATRDRNGYFGGLVSGTWRGAIGTTWEARIKLNCLTGGCWPAWWLSNDDPGRSGEVDLMEWYGNGEWPSGTTVHANPEGTAFETHPIAVDDAWHNWRVTWNPTGMYFWLDYVDGMEPYFSVPATGIENLNDPIRQWPFNDPDYTMFPVLNLAVGGSGGGDPARGSYPAEMLVDWVRVF; encoded by the coding sequence ATGCCAGAGATGGATCGTCGCCGCGTGATAATGATGGCGGGGTTGGGCGCGTTCGCCGCCGCTGTCCCGATGCCGAAAGCGGAGGCTTCTCCACTGCGCCCACCGCCGGCCGCGCCCACGGCCCAATCCGGGGGATTCCTGTTCCGCGACGAGTTTGACGGTCCAGCCGGCTCGTCGCCGGACCGGTCGAAGTGGATTGTGTCACACCACCGCACGCCGATCAGGAACCCGGTCGGGTTTGACCGACCGGAGTTTTTTGGGCAGTACCGTGACGGTCGCCAAAACGTGTTCCTTGACGGCAATTCCAATCTCGTTCTGCGCGCTACACGAGACCGCAACGGCTACTTCGGCGGATTAGTCAGTGGAACCTGGCGCGGAGCCATCGGAACCACCTGGGAAGCACGAATAAAACTCAACTGCCTTACCGGCGGCTGCTGGCCGGCCTGGTGGTTGTCCAACGACGACCCTGGTCGCAGCGGGGAAGTCGACCTCATGGAGTGGTACGGCAACGGAGAGTGGCCGTCGGGAACCACGGTCCACGCAAACCCCGAGGGCACAGCGTTCGAGACGCACCCGATCGCCGTGGACGACGCGTGGCATAACTGGCGAGTCACCTGGAATCCGACCGGCATGTACTTCTGGCTGGACTATGTGGACGGCATGGAGCCGTACTTCAGTGTTCCGGCGACCGGCATCGAAAATCTGAACGACCCCATCCGCCAGTGGCCATTCAATGACCCCGACTACACGATGTTTCCGGTCTTGAACCTTGCGGTTGGTGGTTCGGGTGGTGGCGACCCCGCGCGCGGGTCTTATCCAGCTGAAATGCTCGTCGACTGGGTGCGGGTTTTTTAG
- a CDS encoding MarR family transcriptional regulator, whose translation MCGMSQSHDEPLGYLLYRVMTVLRPQVAAELKPLDLGLPELVCMRILSMRPGLSSAELARGTNVSAQAMNQVLRGLEERGALTRPASTPAGRAMPAQLTSRGKALLKRAEEAVRVADQRILTHLTVDEQRHLKRLLYAVGARAGDSGPKCAYESTEA comes from the coding sequence ATGTGTGGCATGAGTCAATCCCACGATGAGCCGTTGGGGTATCTGCTGTATCGCGTGATGACGGTGCTGCGGCCCCAAGTTGCTGCCGAGCTGAAACCGCTGGACCTGGGTCTGCCGGAATTGGTGTGCATGCGGATCTTGTCGATGCGTCCCGGGCTCTCCAGCGCCGAACTGGCGCGTGGTACCAATGTCTCCGCTCAGGCGATGAACCAGGTGCTACGCGGATTGGAGGAGCGTGGTGCTCTGACACGGCCGGCATCGACGCCGGCGGGAAGGGCCATGCCGGCTCAGCTCACCAGTCGCGGCAAGGCGCTGTTGAAGCGTGCGGAGGAGGCCGTCCGGGTGGCAGATCAGCGGATATTGACCCACCTCACCGTCGACGAGCAGCGCCACCTCAAACGCTTGCTCTACGCGGTGGGGGCACGCGCTGGCGACTCGGGGCCGAAGTGTGCCTATGAATCGACAGAAGCTTAG
- a CDS encoding glycoside hydrolase family 16 protein, whose amino-acid sequence MDRRSMLLTTGIGMLAAAAAAAVGVPEAEAYPAPPAAPAATAGGPYIFSDEFDGPAGAGPDPAKWTVQTWQDDVFPPVAGLYRDDRRNVFLDGNSNLVLCATQEFGTYYGAKLRGNFRSMINQTWEARIKLDCLFPGLWPSFWGVNEDPLPDGEVDLFEWYGNGEWPPGTTVHAASNGKTWEGKSIPGLVDGGWHTWRMRWDEQGFVFSRDGAPYFSVPPKPIHVHGGAPDDMRWPFNNPGYWMTPMFTLAVGGVGAGDPALGTFPAAMLIDYIRIW is encoded by the coding sequence GTGGATCGTCGCAGCATGTTGTTGACAACGGGGATCGGCATGTTGGCGGCCGCGGCCGCAGCCGCCGTTGGTGTCCCGGAGGCCGAGGCCTACCCGGCTCCGCCGGCGGCACCGGCAGCTACCGCGGGTGGGCCCTACATTTTCTCCGACGAGTTTGACGGCCCGGCGGGCGCAGGTCCCGATCCGGCCAAGTGGACGGTGCAGACCTGGCAGGACGACGTGTTCCCGCCGGTCGCGGGGCTATACCGGGACGATCGCCGAAATGTATTCCTCGACGGCAATTCCAACCTCGTCCTGTGCGCCACCCAAGAATTCGGCACCTACTACGGTGCCAAACTGCGTGGCAACTTTCGCAGCATGATCAACCAAACCTGGGAAGCGCGGATCAAGCTGGACTGTTTGTTTCCCGGCCTGTGGCCCTCGTTCTGGGGGGTCAACGAGGATCCGCTGCCGGACGGCGAGGTCGACCTTTTCGAGTGGTACGGCAACGGCGAGTGGCCGCCGGGCACCACGGTTCACGCGGCGTCAAACGGGAAAACCTGGGAAGGAAAATCGATTCCCGGTCTGGTCGACGGCGGCTGGCATACCTGGCGAATGCGTTGGGATGAGCAGGGTTTTGTCTTCTCGCGAGACGGGGCACCGTACTTTAGTGTTCCGCCGAAGCCCATCCACGTCCATGGCGGCGCTCCTGACGACATGCGTTGGCCGTTCAACAATCCCGGTTATTGGATGACTCCTATGTTCACGCTGGCGGTCGGTGGCGTTGGCGCCGGCGATCCAGCCCTAGGTACCTTCCCGGCGGCCATGCTTATCGACTACATACGCATCTGGTAG